The following coding sequences lie in one Lacerta agilis isolate rLacAgi1 chromosome 4, rLacAgi1.pri, whole genome shotgun sequence genomic window:
- the FAM76B gene encoding protein FAM76B isoform X2: protein MAATSGASGVAVAAAAAAVVVGGGSVAAAAPALYACTKCNQRYPFEELSQGQQLCKECRIAHPMVKCTYCRSEFQQESKTNTICKKCAQNVKQFGTPKPCQYCNIIAAFIGTKCQRCTNSEKKYGPPQTCEQCKQQCAFDRKEEGRRKVDGKLLCWLCTLSYKRVLQKTKEQRKSLGSSHSNSSSASLTEKDQHHLKHQRHRHHHHRHSSGHHKISSLSPEQDQGLWKQSHKSSAAIQNETPKKKPKMESKPSNGDSSSINQSADSGGTDNFVLISQLKEEVMSLKRLLQQRDQTILEKDKKLTELKADFQYQESNLRTKMNSMERAHKETVEQLQAKNRELLKQVAALSKGKKFDKSGSMLTSP, encoded by the exons ATGGCGGCAACATCCGGGGCCTCCGGGGTGGCGGtcgcggcggcagcggcggccgtCGTCGTCGGAGGTGGgtccgtcgccgccgccgccccggctCTCTACGCCTGCACCAAGTGCAACCAGCGCTACCCGTTCGAGGAGCTCTCCCAGGGACAGCAGCTCTGCAAG GAATGTCGCATTGCACATCCCATGGTAAAATGTACTTACTGTCGATCAGAGTTTCAACAAGAGAG caAAACCAACACAATATGCAAGAAGTGTGCCCAAAATGTAAAGCAATTTGGAACG CCGAAACCTTGTCAATACTGTAACATCATTGCAGCGTTTATTGGCACAAAATGTCAGCGCTGCACAAACTCTGAGAAGAAATATGGACCCCCTCAAACATGTGAACAATGCAAGCAACAATGTGCTTTTGATCGCAAAGAGGAAGGTAGAAGAAAG GTTGATGGGAAGCTGTTGTGTTGGCTCTGTACACTGTCCTACAAGAGAGTACTGCAGAAGACCAAGGAACAGAGGAAGAGCTTAGGGTCTTCACATTCTAATTCCTCCTCCGCATCTCTTACTGAAAAAGACCAGCATCATTTGAAACACCAGCGCCATCGCCATCACCACCACCGTCACAGCAGCGGCCATCACAA AATCAGCAGTCTGAGTCCAGAGCAAGATCAGGGATTGTGGAAACAGAG CCATAAATCCTCTGCAGCTATTCAGAATGAAACTCCAAAGAAAAAGCCCAAAATGGAATCCAAGCCATCTAATGGAGATAG TAGTTCTATAAATCAGTCAGCAGACAGCGGAGGTACTGACAACTTTGTCCTCATTAGTCAGCTGAAAGAAGAAGTGATGTCACTGAAACGCCTCTTGCAGCAAAGAGATCAAACAATTCTGGaaaaagataaaaag TTGACAGAGCTGAAAGCAGACTTTCAGTACCAAGAATCCAACTTGAGAACAAAGATGAACAGCATGGAGAGAGCTCATAAGGAAACTGTGGAACAGCTACAG gcaaaaaacagAGAGCTGCTCAAACAAGTTGCGGCTTTATCAAAGGGCAAGAAGTTTGACAAGAGTGGGAGCATGCTCACATCTCCATGA
- the CEP57 gene encoding centrosomal protein of 57 kDa yields MAVAGDPENTGAAFRTSHRSSSFTDGLSAASFTEYPRHKPFINSDLRRPPAKPVIAYPESNSRAIFSALKNLQEKIRRLELERIQAEESVKSLAKETSDYKKVLGEQLMEKEATKSEVSRKNEELAAQLAGAETRCRLLEKQLEYMKQMIAQAELEKTTVLQKQATLERERILDQSHVTSKLERLDLLEKEYERLTSMQSHAEKKMKELEEKLLEEEQARKRVQEKAAELQTGLEKNRQLLEKQTQPPVLMVEPLKPKKIKKKAKQMEKNDPGMVHCHAQPHYRLRLGDVPFVAGKSTSPSHSVGANVQHVLHLMKHHSKALCNERVVSSVPLSKTMGRGRRNSSSSISSTSQGDLSEVLLTLQDELGQMSFDHQQLVKLIHEAPTIAVREDLERELEVLVKKMEAKAEQICKIQRHRARLAKQKREGRLSCPQQPSRGCEAKTKVNRVKDAGLKRRPGEQGKKSLQLLREMQSIQTSLQKDDNSWDY; encoded by the exons ATGGCGGTGGCGGGGGACCCGGAGAACACG GGTGCTGCTTTCCGTACAAGTCACAGGTCCTCATCCTTCACAGATGGGCTTTCAGCAGCATCGTTTACGGAGTACCCTAGGCACAAACCTTTCATTAACTCTGACTTGCGACGACCTCCTGCCAAGCCAGTAATTGCATATCCAGAGAGTAACAGCAGAG caatATTCTCAGCTCTGAAGAACCTGCAAGAGAAAATACGGCGGCTGGAGCTGGAACGGATTCAAGCAGAGGAGAGTGTGAAATCTCTGGCCAAGGAAACCTCAGACTATAAGAAAGTGCTGGGCGAACAGCTGATGGAAAAAGAAGCGACAAAGTCTGAGGTGTCCAGGAAAAATGAAG AGTTGGCAGCTCAGCTGGCAGGTGCAGAGACTCGCTGCAGACTTCTGGAAAAGCAGCTGGAATACATGAAACAAATGATTGCACAGGCGGAACTTGAAAAGACCACTGTCTTGCAGAAGCAG GCCacattagaaagagagagaatcctTGATCAATCGCATGTGACATCTAAATTGGAAAGGTTGGATCTGCTTGAGAAAGAATATGAAAGGCTTACATCAATGCAGTCTCATGCAGAG aaaaaaatgaaagagctGGAAGAGAAGCTCCTGGAGGAAGAACAAGCGCGGAAACGGGTGCAGGAAAAAGCGGCAGAG CTTCAGACTGGTTTGGAGAAGAACAGACAGTTGctggaaaaacaaacacagcCTCCTGTGCTGATGGTAGAGCCTTTGAAGCCAAAGAAGatcaagaagaaagcaaagcagatGGAAAAG AATGACCCTGGAATGGTTCACTGCCACGCACAGCCTCACTATAGGCTGCGGCTGGGGGATGTGCCTTTTGTCGCTGGAAAG TCCACAAGCCCCAGCCACTCCGTGGGAGCCAACGTTCAGCATGTGCTGCACCTGATGAAGCATCATTCGAAAGCCCTTTGCAATGAGCGCGTGGTCAGCAGTGTCCCCTTGAGCAAGACGAtgggcagaggaaggaggaaTTCCAGctcttccatttcttccacgTCCCAGGGAGACCTCTCCGAGGTGCTGTTGACGTTGCAAGACGAACTCGGGCAGATGAGCTT TGATCACCAGCAGCTAGTAAAACTCATCCATGAGGCTCCAACGATTGCCGTAAGGGAAGACCTGGAGAGGGAGCTGGAAGTGTTGGTGAAGAAGATGGAAGCCAAGGCAGAACAGATCTGTAAAATCCAGAGGCATCGGGCGCGG CTGGCGAAGCAGAAGAGGGAAGGCAGGCTCTCTTGTCCTCAGCAGCCAAGTAGAGGCTGTGAAGCGAAAACGAAGGTCAACCGGGTGAAAGACGCCGGCCTGAAGAGGAGACCCGGAGAGCAGGGCAAGAAGAGCCTGCAGTTGCTGAGGGAAATGCAAAGCATACAGACCTCCCTTCAGAAAGATGACAACAGTTGGGACTACTGA
- the FAM76B gene encoding protein FAM76B isoform X1 → MAATSGASGVAVAAAAAAVVVGGGSVAAAAPALYACTKCNQRYPFEELSQGQQLCKECRIAHPMVKCTYCRSEFQQESKTNTICKKCAQNVKQFGTPKPCQYCNIIAAFIGTKCQRCTNSEKKYGPPQTCEQCKQQCAFDRKEEGRRKVDGKLLCWLCTLSYKRVLQKTKEQRKSLGSSHSNSSSASLTEKDQHHLKHQRHRHHHHRHSSGHHKISSLSPEQDQGLWKQSHKSSAAIQNETPKKKPKMESKPSNGDSPHFSFYSSSINQSADSGGTDNFVLISQLKEEVMSLKRLLQQRDQTILEKDKKLTELKADFQYQESNLRTKMNSMERAHKETVEQLQAKNRELLKQVAALSKGKKFDKSGSMLTSP, encoded by the exons ATGGCGGCAACATCCGGGGCCTCCGGGGTGGCGGtcgcggcggcagcggcggccgtCGTCGTCGGAGGTGGgtccgtcgccgccgccgccccggctCTCTACGCCTGCACCAAGTGCAACCAGCGCTACCCGTTCGAGGAGCTCTCCCAGGGACAGCAGCTCTGCAAG GAATGTCGCATTGCACATCCCATGGTAAAATGTACTTACTGTCGATCAGAGTTTCAACAAGAGAG caAAACCAACACAATATGCAAGAAGTGTGCCCAAAATGTAAAGCAATTTGGAACG CCGAAACCTTGTCAATACTGTAACATCATTGCAGCGTTTATTGGCACAAAATGTCAGCGCTGCACAAACTCTGAGAAGAAATATGGACCCCCTCAAACATGTGAACAATGCAAGCAACAATGTGCTTTTGATCGCAAAGAGGAAGGTAGAAGAAAG GTTGATGGGAAGCTGTTGTGTTGGCTCTGTACACTGTCCTACAAGAGAGTACTGCAGAAGACCAAGGAACAGAGGAAGAGCTTAGGGTCTTCACATTCTAATTCCTCCTCCGCATCTCTTACTGAAAAAGACCAGCATCATTTGAAACACCAGCGCCATCGCCATCACCACCACCGTCACAGCAGCGGCCATCACAA AATCAGCAGTCTGAGTCCAGAGCAAGATCAGGGATTGTGGAAACAGAG CCATAAATCCTCTGCAGCTATTCAGAATGAAACTCCAAAGAAAAAGCCCAAAATGGAATCCAAGCCATCTAATGGAGATAG CCCACACTTTTCGTTTTACAGTAGTTCTATAAATCAGTCAGCAGACAGCGGAGGTACTGACAACTTTGTCCTCATTAGTCAGCTGAAAGAAGAAGTGATGTCACTGAAACGCCTCTTGCAGCAAAGAGATCAAACAATTCTGGaaaaagataaaaag TTGACAGAGCTGAAAGCAGACTTTCAGTACCAAGAATCCAACTTGAGAACAAAGATGAACAGCATGGAGAGAGCTCATAAGGAAACTGTGGAACAGCTACAG gcaaaaaacagAGAGCTGCTCAAACAAGTTGCGGCTTTATCAAAGGGCAAGAAGTTTGACAAGAGTGGGAGCATGCTCACATCTCCATGA
- the FAM76B gene encoding protein FAM76B isoform X3, whose amino-acid sequence MAATSGASGVAVAAAAAAVVVGGGSVAAAAPALYACTKCNQRYPFEELSQGQQLCKECRIAHPMVKCTYCRSEFQQESKTNTICKKCAQNVKQFGTPKPCQYCNIIAAFIGTKCQRCTNSEKKYGPPQTCEQCKQQCAFDRKEEGRRKVDGKLLCWLCTLSYKRVLQKTKEQRKSLGSSHSNSSSASLTEKDQHHLKHQRHRHHHHRHSSGHHKISSLSPEQDQGLWKQSSSINQSADSGGTDNFVLISQLKEEVMSLKRLLQQRDQTILEKDKKLTELKADFQYQESNLRTKMNSMERAHKETVEQLQAKNRELLKQVAALSKGKKFDKSGSMLTSP is encoded by the exons ATGGCGGCAACATCCGGGGCCTCCGGGGTGGCGGtcgcggcggcagcggcggccgtCGTCGTCGGAGGTGGgtccgtcgccgccgccgccccggctCTCTACGCCTGCACCAAGTGCAACCAGCGCTACCCGTTCGAGGAGCTCTCCCAGGGACAGCAGCTCTGCAAG GAATGTCGCATTGCACATCCCATGGTAAAATGTACTTACTGTCGATCAGAGTTTCAACAAGAGAG caAAACCAACACAATATGCAAGAAGTGTGCCCAAAATGTAAAGCAATTTGGAACG CCGAAACCTTGTCAATACTGTAACATCATTGCAGCGTTTATTGGCACAAAATGTCAGCGCTGCACAAACTCTGAGAAGAAATATGGACCCCCTCAAACATGTGAACAATGCAAGCAACAATGTGCTTTTGATCGCAAAGAGGAAGGTAGAAGAAAG GTTGATGGGAAGCTGTTGTGTTGGCTCTGTACACTGTCCTACAAGAGAGTACTGCAGAAGACCAAGGAACAGAGGAAGAGCTTAGGGTCTTCACATTCTAATTCCTCCTCCGCATCTCTTACTGAAAAAGACCAGCATCATTTGAAACACCAGCGCCATCGCCATCACCACCACCGTCACAGCAGCGGCCATCACAA AATCAGCAGTCTGAGTCCAGAGCAAGATCAGGGATTGTGGAAACAGAG TAGTTCTATAAATCAGTCAGCAGACAGCGGAGGTACTGACAACTTTGTCCTCATTAGTCAGCTGAAAGAAGAAGTGATGTCACTGAAACGCCTCTTGCAGCAAAGAGATCAAACAATTCTGGaaaaagataaaaag TTGACAGAGCTGAAAGCAGACTTTCAGTACCAAGAATCCAACTTGAGAACAAAGATGAACAGCATGGAGAGAGCTCATAAGGAAACTGTGGAACAGCTACAG gcaaaaaacagAGAGCTGCTCAAACAAGTTGCGGCTTTATCAAAGGGCAAGAAGTTTGACAAGAGTGGGAGCATGCTCACATCTCCATGA
- the FAM76B gene encoding protein FAM76B isoform X4, giving the protein MVKCTYCRSEFQQESKTNTICKKCAQNVKQFGTPKPCQYCNIIAAFIGTKCQRCTNSEKKYGPPQTCEQCKQQCAFDRKEEGRRKVDGKLLCWLCTLSYKRVLQKTKEQRKSLGSSHSNSSSASLTEKDQHHLKHQRHRHHHHRHSSGHHKISSLSPEQDQGLWKQSHKSSAAIQNETPKKKPKMESKPSNGDSPHFSFYSSSINQSADSGGTDNFVLISQLKEEVMSLKRLLQQRDQTILEKDKKLTELKADFQYQESNLRTKMNSMERAHKETVEQLQAKNRELLKQVAALSKGKKFDKSGSMLTSP; this is encoded by the exons ATGGTAAAATGTACTTACTGTCGATCAGAGTTTCAACAAGAGAG caAAACCAACACAATATGCAAGAAGTGTGCCCAAAATGTAAAGCAATTTGGAACG CCGAAACCTTGTCAATACTGTAACATCATTGCAGCGTTTATTGGCACAAAATGTCAGCGCTGCACAAACTCTGAGAAGAAATATGGACCCCCTCAAACATGTGAACAATGCAAGCAACAATGTGCTTTTGATCGCAAAGAGGAAGGTAGAAGAAAG GTTGATGGGAAGCTGTTGTGTTGGCTCTGTACACTGTCCTACAAGAGAGTACTGCAGAAGACCAAGGAACAGAGGAAGAGCTTAGGGTCTTCACATTCTAATTCCTCCTCCGCATCTCTTACTGAAAAAGACCAGCATCATTTGAAACACCAGCGCCATCGCCATCACCACCACCGTCACAGCAGCGGCCATCACAA AATCAGCAGTCTGAGTCCAGAGCAAGATCAGGGATTGTGGAAACAGAG CCATAAATCCTCTGCAGCTATTCAGAATGAAACTCCAAAGAAAAAGCCCAAAATGGAATCCAAGCCATCTAATGGAGATAG CCCACACTTTTCGTTTTACAGTAGTTCTATAAATCAGTCAGCAGACAGCGGAGGTACTGACAACTTTGTCCTCATTAGTCAGCTGAAAGAAGAAGTGATGTCACTGAAACGCCTCTTGCAGCAAAGAGATCAAACAATTCTGGaaaaagataaaaag TTGACAGAGCTGAAAGCAGACTTTCAGTACCAAGAATCCAACTTGAGAACAAAGATGAACAGCATGGAGAGAGCTCATAAGGAAACTGTGGAACAGCTACAG gcaaaaaacagAGAGCTGCTCAAACAAGTTGCGGCTTTATCAAAGGGCAAGAAGTTTGACAAGAGTGGGAGCATGCTCACATCTCCATGA